In Pyrenophora tritici-repentis strain M4 chromosome 6, whole genome shotgun sequence, the DNA window GGTCACAGTACTCctgtaacgggctgagccttaggtcacatgactaggccgctggcctagtcacttccttccttctatcaCTCCTTCCCCCAGCAGCCCGTGcgccgtgcgccaacccaaacaaagcaggatggccgcccactttcttcctctcttcatctcgactgtaaatagcatctggattaggtagctggaatacagtacctacagaccgttcacaaCTCCAAGGACGGTTGCTGGTCATGCCAATACCGAACAGGACTAGATTACCAAAGTCGCATATATATACGGGTTCCATACAGGAGTCGATTGCCTTTCGTGCATAGATGACAACGAACGATAATCTCGATGTGGGCGAGACATGAGGACATTCCGCATGTCGCTAACCGGCGTGGTACCTACGGAGAGCGGGCGCGTGCCGGCGCGTGCCGAATCACCGATAACTTAATTTAGCTCCGCATCCGCGACGACTCGTCGCCACGACTCCACCTCCATGTCAGCCTTACAGCCATTTCGTCATCGCCGCCATTTTGCTGCCGCTCATGTCCGGCTTCACATCTGCTTACTCAATCACACCGCGTATGTATATATTAGTACGACTTCGCATATCTGATGAATCGCCAAAAAAGGATTGCTGTCAAAGAGAGCCTTTCCCTCTGATCCGTGACCCACCATAAGTCTTTTCAAATGCTCACGTGGACCATCGTCATGCCACTATACGAGGACCGCAATTCTGGATTTCTATCCTTCCCTATGTGGACTTCACACCCACTTTCATGCATGCCATATACACACCTTAGCGAGTGATGTATCCAGAGGAACCACCAATATGCATTGATTTCCCTAAAAACTCTCTCGCATCACTAAGGCTTGCCGACACGCGCTCACGATAGGCTAGCACGTGCCTGGGGAACTCTATTGGACAAGGTGTCTCGTATCCGACGCCATATCATGTACCCGACGCGTCCTCAGCTGCTCGGTGGAACGCCACAAGTGCGTGACCATACGGCGTGAAATCGACCACAATACGGTTCAAGGCAGCGCCATGATTGAAGGGGAGTATAAAATGTAATCTAAACGTCTCTACATGTATCAGCAGACAGATTCAAGCAAATTCCACTATCAGCATTGACATATTTGTTCATTCTTCGTTCACTCTGGTCGTCATGGCCAAATCTGCTTCTTTTACATTTGCAACACTGCTGTTGGGCGCCCAATTCGGTCTCGCTGCCCCCTCTGATGCAACCAAGAAAGCCTGTGCTGAGATCAACAATGCTCTCCCAGGCAAGGTTCTCACTCCTGGCCTCCTCACGGTAGAGTATACATACGAGACGCAACAGTATTGGGCAACAAACCTCCGCGAGGTTGATCCCGCATGCATTGTTCAGCCAAACTCTGCTCAGGATGTATCAATCGTTGTCAAGATCTTGAACAAGTACCCAAGCGTCCAGTTTGCTACTCGCAGTGGAGGCCATGACCCTAACAATGGACACGCTACCGTTCAGGACGGTGTTGTAATCACAATGACTGATCTGGTAGGGGCGACGTATGACTCAGACGACGATGTTGCCTATGTCAGACCAGGGGGAGAATGGAACGACGTCATTGGTGATCTCGAAAAGAGCGGGGTGGCTATTTCTGGCGGAAGACTTGGTAAGGCTGCCCTTTCGCCAATTTAATATGGATGCAACTAAGTCAGCATAGGACTTGTCGGTGTGGGTGGACTGTTGCTCGGAGGCGGACTCTCGTTTCTCAATGCTCAAGAAGGGCTCGCGGCTGATGTCAGTGATTATGATCCATCCTAACTTGTTGTGTACTGACATGTAGTAGAACATTATCGAGTGGGAGACAGTCATGGCTAACGGCTCAGTGGTAAACGTAAATGCTGACACACATCCTGACCTTGCGCAAGCGATGCGTGGGTCAGGTGGCCAATTCGGCATCGTTACCCAGTTCAAGGCAAAGGTCCACCACATGGGTGATATATGGGGTGGCTCCTGCGCCTATGATGCCACCAAAGATGACGAGTTGTATGCTGCTCTACATAACTTTGTTGGTCATGGCGCCGAAGATCCAAAGGCCGCCATCATATTTTCGGATCTAGTCCTTGCCGCTGGTGTC includes these proteins:
- a CDS encoding GlcD, FAD-FMN-containing dehydrogenase, whose product is MAKSASFTFATLLLGAQFGLAAPSDATKKACAEINNALPGKVLTPGLLTVEYTYETQQYWATNLREVDPACIVQPNSAQDVSIVVKILNKYPSVQFATRSGGHDPNNGHATVQDGVVITMTDLVGATYDSDDDVAYVRPGGEWNDVIGDLEKSGVAISGGRLGLVGVGGLLLGGGLSFLNAQEGLAADVSDYDPS